The genomic window CCACTTTAAAGTAAGGATCTGGTTTTCcggccttctctctctcttctgccATATTGACCCCtcactgacttaagcatcggagggccggcgccggacagCCCGGCCactggcttcttgcaggtctccaggaggacgccgtcCGCCGACGAGCCGCCACCCGCCACtcaggcagcggagctcctccctttcggccgacggtcgcccccgggttcAATTTCTAGCAACAATAATGATGAATTGGAAAGAATAAAATCCAATCAATACTTTCCATTGACACgttctctaaaattatttttagccCGAAGTGTTCCATTAGAGCTCAAGTTGCCCAGCCAAAAAAAGAAGTGTTCCATTAAAGCAAATGATGCCTAATTGATACCTCCCTTTTATTTCCTTGCACCCGTATTTATTAGGATACCTCTGCCCGCAGGATTGGATTCCAGCATATCTCTAGGTAGATTCGCCTTTCATTTAAAAGGGAATGAAATGAAAACAAGGGCAATTGATACGTTACAAAACCAAGACAATTATCCTGGGCGGCTGAGCCCAATTTCCTCTATAAATTGCACCCAAATTCGAGGATAGCCATTGCTATCTTCCCCTCCCAACCAATAATGGCGCTGCTCATGAGCAATACCGCGAGAAAGCTCTACGTAACCCCCTCTCTTCCCTTCCTCTCATGCACACaaacagaaacaaaaaaaaaaggtttcatatattttccttctttttatcTAATTAATTCCTACTTTTCATACAGGTGCCGAGGCTGGTGATCTTATGGATGGTGGCACTGGTGGGTCTCATTGGAGCCGCGGAGTGCACGAGGCTAGGGAACCACGGCCACCATCACTGGAGGGCCGGCGGCGGCTGGCCCGagtgggcggcggcggcgggtgccgccggccgccgggccCACACGGCGAGCCTGAAGGACTTCGGGGCGGTGGGGGACGGCACCACCTCCAACACACACGCCTTCGCGGCTGCCATCGCCCACCTCAGCCGCTTGGCCGCCGACGGCGGGGCGATGCTCGTCGTGCCACCCGGCAAGTGGCTCACGGGGCCTTTCAATCTCACCAGCAAATTCACCCTCTTCCTCCACCGCGACGCCGAGATCCTCGCCTCCCAGGTGCGGTCGCCGCCCTCTCCCCCACCCTCCTCCCTGTCTCTCGCTTCGCCTCTGTCGGTTTATGCTTCACGTGTTTGCTCCTTCGCATGCACCGATTGGTTTTCTTCCCAATTAGCAAGTACGTATTATTAAGTATTATCCGTCCGTCCATAGATGTAACGCATTGTATGGACGGTGAAGATCATAGATGAGCACGACCCGTGGAAGTTGTCGCTCAGCCAGTAATTTAGCAACTTTATTCGAGCCTCCTTAGTCGTATTAAAAGCGGTCGTAGGAATTTTATTTAACTTGGATGGTATGATATTTATTTCTCAACCTATCAAATCAAATATTTGATAAGTTTGTGCACTGAGTGCATAAAAAAAAGCAATTAATCACTCAGTTAACTTAAAAAGAATTAGAATTCCTTACGGTGCATGTTATGTActgcaaatgattgtgcagcCTAACTGGACACTGCAGGCATCTTGAATGGATggtagcaaaagaaaaaaaaaaattccaaatctATATTGTTTAAGGAATATCACCCAACTATCCTTACAAATTTGGGATAGAATATAAATATTGTTTTTTCCTATtataattacattttttttaaaaaaaaattgctttatAATTTTCAATGACATGTTAAAGAGACATTCCTAACAGGGATATCAATAATGTGATTTCGGTGCCCTTAGTTAAAAAATCGAAACTAGAATTGAAATttactatcatcctcaaagcCAAAACCAAAATTGAATAATTTTGGAATAAAAAATCATAACTGTcaccaaacaaaataaaatcaaaacacCGCCAAAAAACCgaaattcatttatttttttattcatcttacatatataaataactaaattcatttaattttagatttacACATATATAATATCACAAGTATTAAATATTGGGTACATTTAGTTTCGATTTCAAGTTTAGTGTCAAATTTGATGCCGAGTTTGGTTTCAAATCAAGAAATCATCAGAACCGCAACTAAAACCAAAATCGAATGGTTTTTAATTTGTAAACTCATCAACGAAACTATTCTCATTTAATTTTGGTTAAACCGTGCCGTTTAATTcaaaaatgaataaaatattcatatatCCATCTTTGTTGACATCCATAATTCCAAACAGCCATAATAGACAAATATTATGCAAAATGGTTGCATAGCTTACGTAGAATTCTCCTgtcaatgtattttttttttttttttaatacggaTGCATTCTAGGCATAAAAGTTATTGCATGCGCCCATAAGACTAAATCCTTGATTTACAATCCAACCTGTGTCTGTTGTAAGTTGTAACTCCATCTTGCAAGATGCAAAGATCCCTTGGAAACTGACAGAAATTGTGAAATATAGTTTAGTCCTAACAACAAAAAGATTAGCTGAGACTTGAACCTTTTGCCTCATCCACCGTTCAGTCATTTCTCATGATATGGTGTTGCAGGACCTGAACGAATGGCCAGTCATCGATCCCCTGCCCTCTTATGGGAGAGGAAGGGACTCAGCTGGTGGAAGATACAGCAACTTCATCATGGGAACTAACCTCACAGATGTGGTCATCACAGGTATTGCAAGTATTCTTTTCAAGGCTTCTGTAACAATACTGATTCCCATTTTACTGAATAAATTTTTCGACGGATCATAATCCCTGTCCATCATTTATGCAAAAGATGATGGATTTTAAATCTAACCGGCCATCTATTTCACTCGAGAATCGTTGGTCAATAAGGTTTGGAGTTGGACTAAGATTGATCCTTTCAGCTAACATGAATCGCTTTTTAACTGCGTCTGTTGGCCGATATGTTGCAGGGGATAATGGAACGATCAATGGGCAGGGGAGATTCTGGTGGGATAAGTTCCGTAATAATCAGCTGAAGTACACTCGTGGTTACCTGCTTGAAATAATGTACTCAGACCGTGTCCTTATTTCCAACATTACATTCAAAGACTCTCCCTCATGGAACGTCCATCCGGTTTACAGCAGGTTTGATCATCTCCTCAAAGGAAAACTAGAGAAACTCCATGCCATCATAAGTAGAGAAACTCCATGCCATCATAAGTCACAACCCACAATATAACTGATTTTTTTCGAGGTTGAATGCTGACAGAAGCAATTGACCTATATGCAGCAATATCGTAGTGTCGAACGTCACCATTCTTGCACCATTTGACTCTGCAAACACCGATGGGATCGATCCAGGTACTTCTGCTGCTTATAGAAGATCTATTGTTTATAAATTGTATTCACCGGACAATCAAAATGCTAACTGGAAATATTAGACTTGTTTTGCACATGCTTGTATATACTGTTCGACTCTATTTTTCTACTGTATAAATATTTAGGATATGCTTCTTCTCATGGTTTcttaaaggaggaagaagaaaagaaaaggaaagatacATTAAATAGGTAAAAGCCAAGTGAAAGAGAAtcgattttcttaaaaaaaaaatcacattacTGATCTTTGAGATTATTGGCTGCATTCTTTCTCACATTCCATGTTAACAGACCTCTTTTTGAACTCATATCAAGAAATAAAACACCTCTTTGTAAGAAATATAATCATCACGAGTTAAGGCCATCTTGCTATCCATTCTTCCTGTATATATTGGTAATACCTTTGTGGTGTTAGTTATAGCCATTCACAACCATCGTAAAGAATACTCATGAAACCGTACGAAAGTTCATTTCCCAACTTTTTCTGGGGAAGTTCAAAGCTGACTTAGGATACAGTAATTTTCCAAAGTTTGATTGATAGTTTTGGTGCTTCCCGTCCTCACAGACTCCTGCTCCCATGTCCTCATCGAGGACTGCTTCATAGTCTCCGGCGATGACTGTATCGCCATTAAAAGCGGCTGGGACGAGTATGGAATTGCTTTCAACATGCCAACCCAGCATGTAAACATCAGGAGGCTCACCTGCATCTCCCCCTTCAGCGCCACCATCGCCCTTGGAAGCGAAATGTCCGGCGGAATCCAAGACGTCAGGGCTGAAAACATTACAGCCATCAACACGGAATCTGGGGTCAGAATCAAGACAGCCGTCGGAAGGGGAGGATTCGTGAAGGACATTTTCGTGAGAGGGATGACCTTGAACACCATGAAGTACGTCTTCTGGATGTCGGGCAATTATGGGCAGCACCCTGATGACAAGTACGACCCCAACGCAATCCCAGTTGTCCGGAATATCAGGTACAGCAATGTGGTCGCCGAGAATGTCACCATAGCCGGACACTTGGAGGGAATTCCGGGGGCACCCTTCACTGGGATATGCTTGTCTAACGTCACCATAGATGTTGCGCACTCGAAGAAGAAGCTGAAGTGGAACTGCACTGAGATTGAGGGCGTGGCAAGCGCTGTGACTCCTACCCCTTGTGCTTTGCTCCGAGATCAAGGAACCGGTGCAGCGCCATGTCCATTCCCTGCGGATAGTTTTACCTATTGATACATTCCATGAGTGCAGAAAGAGTTAAAAACTGTGTGACAGCTGGTGCGAGTTCTGTTTTCCTTGAAATAATTCCTTCCTGTCCAACATCACGTAGGAGCAGAGCGTGTATGCGTTTTCTAGTTCTTGATGATTGGATTTTCAATCCGGAAATTTAGTGTTTAATAAATGATCCATTTCcataaccaaaaaaataaaaaatccacTTCTCCTGGGGATTTGAGTTCCATTTTTTTAACGAGTAAGCTATAGCATCTGCTTGCGTACGTGTATGTGAAGCTTGACCTAAATTTATTACTAACAAGTACTACTTTAATAGCTACAGGGACTATTGCAACTGATTATATATAACAACTGCTACTGCAATATAATGGAAGTTCTAATAAAGTGGATGCAcgtaagaaaaagaagaaaagatcttAATAACCCTCTGAGTTAATGAATTTATTGAGAGGATGAGCAGATCATTGGAGAGAATATGTTGAGAGTTAATGTGCTGGATTGACTATGCACAATATCTATTTCCTATGTAATTAATTAGTGCTATTTCCGAAGAAATGAAGTGGGGAGAGGAAGAGTTGAATTAAAAATGGGAGTTCAAGAGACACTTTGTAATCCATAGATAAATGAGACTTGCTCtatgtaaaaaaaaacatagatcaacaatgaaaaagaactttttcttcctctcatattcttagtttaattaaaaaatttccaacatctggtatcagagccagattgCTTGTGGGGGagtttatgcaaaaaaaaaaaaaaaaaggaagaagctaTGGCTAATTCAAGCCAAAATCAGCAACAACACTCCATTCCAATCTTCACCGGCGACAACTATGATTTTTGGGCTGTTAAAATGAAGACAGTCTTCAAATCATTAGGTCTTTGGAGCATTGTCGAACAAGGCTACAATGAGGAAGGACTAGTCTCAAGTTCATCATCAACAAACCAAGCTGATCAAACCAAACAACTTGAAGAGTTGCAGCAAAAAGATGTAGCAGCTCTCTCAAAAATTCAGCAAGGAGTCTCGGATACAATCTTTCCGAGGATCATTCGAGCGACAAAAGCAAAGCAAGCTTGGGAGATCTTGCAGAATGAATATCAAGGAGATCAAAAAGTTCGAGATGTCAAACTCCAGTCTCTTCGAAGGGAGTTTGAAAATTTGAAGATGAACGAGAAAGAGACATTGGAGGAATTCTATAACAAGCCTGTTCAACTTGTTAATCAAATGAAGAGCTATGGTGATGACATTCCTGACAAGAGATTAAATGAGAAGAATTTAATCTCTTTACCCTTTAAGTTCGAGCCCAAGATTGCTGTAATTGAAGAAACTAAAGACATCTCCACCATAAGTGTTGAAGAATTGATCGGCTCACTAATGTCCTATGAGCAAAGATTGAATCGATACTCTGAAAAATTATGATCGAAAAATTGAAAGTGACACCTCTCAAAAGAAGTGTAGAATTTGTAATAGGAGCAGCCATGAAGAGAAGGATTGTTGGTTCAAGGGGAAGCCACAATGCCACAACTGCAAGAAGGTCGGCCACTTGAAGAAGGATTGCCGTTTCAACTCCAACCAGCAAGCAAATTACACCGAGGAGAAAGAAGATGAAGGCAACCTATTTTTTGCATGCCAAAGTATGGTgaacaaaaaaaagatcaatGGTTCATTGACAGTGGCTGCAGTCATCACATGACCGCAAATGAAGGAATCTTTCTTGATATGGACACAAGTTATCATTCGCAAGTAAGACTTGGCTATGGAGCATTAGTGAAAGTAAAGGGAAAAGGCACTATTGGTGTCCAATCCAATAGAGGTGCTGAACATATTCATGATGTTCTTTTTGTTCTTGATTTGGACCAAAGTTTGCTTAGCGTTGGACAGCTTGTGGAGCATGGATATTCTATTCACTTTGAAGATGGAGAATGTATCATATTTGACAACAAACAAAAGAAGCAAGTTCTACAATGAATAAAGATGGTAAATAGAAGTTTTTCACTCAATCTCA from Phoenix dactylifera cultivar Barhee BC4 unplaced genomic scaffold, palm_55x_up_171113_PBpolish2nd_filt_p 000788F, whole genome shotgun sequence includes these protein-coding regions:
- the LOC120107195 gene encoding probable polygalacturonase gives rise to the protein MALLMSNTARKLYVPRLVILWMVALVGLIGAAECTRLGNHGHHHWRAGGGWPEWAAAAGAAGRRAHTASLKDFGAVGDGTTSNTHAFAAAIAHLSRLAADGGAMLVVPPGKWLTGPFNLTSKFTLFLHRDAEILASQDLNEWPVIDPLPSYGRGRDSAGGRYSNFIMGTNLTDVVITGDNGTINGQGRFWWDKFRNNQLKYTRGYLLEIMYSDRVLISNITFKDSPSWNVHPVYSSNIVVSNVTILAPFDSANTDGIDPDSCSHVLIEDCFIVSGDDCIAIKSGWDEYGIAFNMPTQHVNIRRLTCISPFSATIALGSEMSGGIQDVRAENITAINTESGVRIKTAVGRGGFVKDIFVRGMTLNTMKYVFWMSGNYGQHPDDKYDPNAIPVVRNIRYSNVVAENVTIAGHLEGIPGAPFTGICLSNVTIDVAHSKKKLKWNCTEIEGVASAVTPTPCALLRDQGTGAAPCPFPADSFTY